In a genomic window of Pedobacter sp. KBS0701:
- a CDS encoding two-component system response regulator: MPQKLILIIDDDNRNIFALKAVLKAKGFDCLSAISAQDGFSILEKHDNVAIVLMDMMMPDMDGYQAIAAMKKSDKMRDIPVLAVTAQAMVGDKERCLSAGASGYVSKPINVDELLKQIENFTK; the protein is encoded by the coding sequence ATGCCTCAAAAATTAATTCTCATAATTGATGATGATAACCGAAACATTTTTGCTTTAAAAGCTGTTTTAAAGGCCAAAGGTTTTGATTGTTTATCTGCTATAAGCGCGCAGGATGGTTTTTCTATTTTAGAAAAACATGATAATGTTGCCATTGTTTTAATGGATATGATGATGCCGGATATGGACGGTTATCAGGCTATTGCGGCCATGAAAAAATCGGATAAAATGCGGGATATACCCGTATTGGCGGTCACTGCCCAGGCCATGGTTGGCGATAAAGAACGTTGCCTCAGCGCCGGTGCATCGGGTTATGTTTCAAAACCGATAAATGTTGACGAGTTATTAAAACAAATAGAAAATTTTACAAAATAG
- a CDS encoding protein-glutamate O-methyltransferase CheR — MSDVIDNEQVEILLNDVLESHGYDFLEYSHASIKRRIIRLYGLDNFVSFAEFRYTVRTDKQYFKRFLEEITVNVTEMFRDPSFYKSLRNDVLPVLGTYPFIRIWVAGCSTGEEAYSLAIVLKELNLLHKSLIYATDINPSVLEKAKKGMFPLTYLKQYSENYLQSGGLKDFSTYYTANYSLAKFDESLNSKMIFSTHNLVSDHSFNEFQLILCRNVLIYFDKELQHKVFNLFDGSIEKLGYLALGSKESLEFWPKAKEYKRVKMEKIWRKL; from the coding sequence ATAAGTGATGTGATAGATAACGAACAGGTTGAAATCCTGCTGAATGATGTTTTAGAAAGTCATGGGTATGATTTTCTGGAATACTCTCATGCATCGATTAAAAGAAGAATTATACGCCTCTACGGACTGGATAATTTTGTGAGTTTCGCCGAATTTCGTTATACGGTTAGAACAGATAAGCAATACTTTAAGCGTTTTTTAGAGGAAATCACGGTTAATGTTACCGAAATGTTCCGCGATCCTTCCTTTTACAAATCTTTACGGAATGATGTACTTCCTGTACTGGGTACTTATCCATTTATCAGAATTTGGGTAGCAGGTTGCTCTACCGGAGAAGAAGCTTATTCGCTTGCCATTGTTTTAAAAGAACTTAATTTGCTTCATAAGTCACTCATTTATGCCACAGATATTAATCCGTCTGTTTTAGAAAAGGCAAAAAAAGGCATGTTCCCATTAACTTATTTAAAACAGTATTCAGAAAATTATCTGCAATCAGGTGGCTTAAAAGATTTTTCAACTTATTATACCGCGAACTACTCTTTGGCGAAATTTGATGAAAGCTTAAACAGTAAGATGATCTTTTCTACGCATAACCTGGTTTCTGATCATTCTTTTAATGAGTTTCAGTTAATTTTATGTAGAAACGTTTTAATTTATTTCGATAAAGAATTGCAGCATAAAGTGTTTAACCTATTTGATGGTAGCATAGAAAAATTGGGTTATCTTGCTCTGGGAAGCAAAGAAAGTCTGGAGTTTTGGCCAAAGGCAAAAGAATATAAAAGGGTTAAAATGGAAAAAATATGGCGGAAACTGTAG
- a CDS encoding chemotaxis protein CheB, with the protein MAETVDSTACSALVIGGSAGSLDVLLEIFPALRKDIHFPIIIVVHRKASNESLLTDLLKSRTTLAVAEADEKEFLMPGKVFIAPADYHMLIEEDQSISLDYSEKVNYSRPSIDVTFQSAAEVFKDKLVCILLSGSNSDGVEGLKSVNNYSGRVVIQNPDTAIMPYMPQQAVINVKPHVILDSQNMADYINKLND; encoded by the coding sequence ATGGCGGAAACTGTAGATTCTACCGCTTGTAGTGCATTAGTTATTGGCGGTTCGGCAGGTAGTTTAGATGTATTGCTAGAAATTTTTCCGGCCTTACGGAAAGATATTCATTTTCCTATTATAATAGTGGTCCACCGTAAGGCAAGTAATGAGTCTCTTTTAACCGATTTATTAAAATCGCGTACCACATTGGCCGTTGCTGAGGCAGATGAAAAGGAGTTTTTAATGCCGGGTAAAGTTTTTATTGCGCCCGCAGATTACCATATGCTGATAGAGGAAGACCAGAGTATATCTTTAGATTATTCTGAAAAAGTAAATTATTCCCGACCATCAATTGACGTTACCTTTCAATCTGCAGCTGAGGTTTTTAAAGATAAATTAGTCTGTATTTTACTTTCAGGATCTAATTCAGATGGGGTGGAAGGATTAAAAAGCGTAAACAATTATAGCGGTAGAGTCGTTATACAGAATCCAGATACGGCCATAATGCCGTATATGCCACAACAGGCGGTTATAAATGTTAAGCCGCATGTGATATTGGATAGCCAGAATATGGCTGATTATATAAATAAGTTAAATGATTAA
- a CDS encoding response regulator has translation MIVTKKIFVFDDNRDILDLCTFILEDAGYEIKTSENANNIEEQVAAYMPDLIFMDNWLPDLGGIQATRALKGHPDLKHIPVIYFSANNDISSLADEAGADSYLSKPFDIAALEEIVKKHLA, from the coding sequence ATGATAGTTACAAAAAAAATATTTGTTTTTGATGATAACAGGGATATCCTTGATCTTTGTACATTTATTTTGGAAGATGCCGGGTACGAGATAAAAACATCTGAAAATGCCAATAATATAGAAGAACAGGTTGCAGCATATATGCCTGATTTAATTTTTATGGATAATTGGTTACCCGATCTGGGAGGAATACAGGCGACCAGAGCTTTAAAAGGCCACCCTGATTTAAAACATATTCCGGTAATTTATTTTTCGGCCAATAATGATATATCTTCATTAGCCGATGAAGCTGGTGCAGATAGTTACCTGTCGAAACCATTTGATATCGCTGCGCTCGAAGAAATTGTAAAAAAACATCTGGCCTAG
- a CDS encoding DUF3137 domain-containing protein, whose product MSFDIANNVALQQVLATMEVERKRIAGTQTKGYIFIAAGILLCILGFFLGFPIPGVISGLVPVIYGGVLLFKINDSLTAYQNAYKTNVIGAALKFLDESLSINPYRGIEASEFMYTQLFSNEPDRYKTEDLVMGCADKTRFYFAEVHAEYKTVTETKDGRRTEWHDIFRGIIFAADFNKKFNGITIVRPKDFGTAFGAWFSKNLFSFGSNDVIQLENVEFDKTFVTYGSDQVESRYILTPAMMERILSLNHQTKYNISLSFIESRMYIAFPLNRNYFEAPVFKSLLNPETVNQDISTINFMYDIVKELDLNTRIWGKE is encoded by the coding sequence ATGTCGTTCGATATTGCAAATAATGTAGCCTTGCAGCAAGTTTTGGCTACAATGGAGGTAGAGCGCAAAAGAATTGCCGGTACCCAAACTAAAGGCTATATCTTTATTGCCGCAGGTATTCTGCTTTGTATTCTCGGCTTTTTCCTGGGGTTTCCTATTCCTGGCGTAATTAGTGGCTTAGTACCTGTTATTTACGGCGGAGTTTTGTTATTTAAGATCAACGATTCTTTAACAGCTTACCAGAATGCCTACAAGACAAATGTAATTGGTGCTGCCCTTAAGTTTTTAGACGAAAGCTTATCAATTAATCCCTACCGGGGAATTGAAGCTTCGGAGTTTATGTACACGCAGTTGTTTAGCAATGAGCCTGATCGTTATAAAACAGAAGATTTAGTAATGGGATGTGCTGATAAAACCCGGTTTTACTTTGCTGAAGTACATGCTGAATATAAAACAGTAACCGAAACAAAAGACGGAAGGCGAACAGAGTGGCACGACATTTTTAGAGGAATTATCTTTGCTGCCGATTTTAACAAGAAATTTAATGGCATAACCATCGTCAGACCAAAAGATTTTGGAACAGCTTTTGGCGCATGGTTTTCAAAAAACCTGTTTTCTTTTGGCAGTAATGACGTTATACAACTGGAGAATGTAGAATTTGATAAGACCTTTGTAACTTATGGTTCAGATCAGGTCGAATCCAGGTATATCCTTACACCCGCCATGATGGAGCGGATACTAAGCCTCAATCATCAAACCAAATATAACATCAGTTTATCCTTTATCGAATCGAGGATGTATATCGCTTTCCCCTTGAACCGGAATTATTTTGAGGCACCTGTTTTTAAATCTTTATTAAATCCAGAAACTGTAAATCAAGATATTTCTACCATCAATTTTATGTATGATATTGTCAAGGAGCTGGATCTGAATACAAGGATTTGGGGTAAGGAATAA
- a CDS encoding LemA family protein, with amino-acid sequence MIIALVIIGFIFLIGIFFYNSLIGKKNQVTNAFSAIDVMLKKRFDLIPNLVEVVKQYTTYEQGTLTKIVELRSKAGSPNISNAEKADLDAQLSSNVRGLMVNIENYPDLKANTNFINLQTTWTESEEQIAAARRTYNASVTDYNNSIMMFPGSLFAGMLNFQAIAVLETAAEERKNISAKELFNN; translated from the coding sequence ATGATTATTGCCCTCGTTATTATCGGATTCATCTTTCTTATTGGGATTTTCTTTTACAACTCGCTTATTGGGAAGAAAAACCAGGTAACAAATGCCTTCTCGGCCATTGATGTAATGCTTAAAAAACGGTTCGACCTTATTCCAAACCTTGTTGAAGTAGTAAAACAGTACACTACTTACGAGCAGGGAACCTTAACCAAAATAGTTGAACTGAGATCAAAAGCAGGCTCACCAAATATCAGCAATGCAGAAAAAGCAGATTTAGATGCGCAATTAAGCAGCAATGTGAGGGGTTTGATGGTCAACATTGAAAATTACCCTGATTTAAAAGCCAATACCAATTTTATTAACCTGCAAACGACCTGGACAGAAAGCGAAGAACAGATTGCCGCTGCCAGAAGAACCTATAATGCTTCGGTAACCGATTATAATAATTCAATTATGATGTTTCCAGGCAGTTTATTTGCCGGAATGTTAAACTTCCAGGCAATTGCTGTTTTAGAAACCGCAGCTGAAGAGCGCAAAAATATTAGTGCAAAAGAGCTTTTCAATAATTAA
- a CDS encoding DUF748 domain-containing protein, with the protein MTAQHRNKVWIWIGSIFGILILIVAFGAMFLSARWKPVLTEKIKAGVYNGSHHLYRIDFKSINLNVITGSLALRDVTLTPDTAVFDSLKKKQLAPAHTFEIKLKKLQITRVGILTAYFKKRIDVREILLQQPSINMIFNKVTKKPDTIKDEKSLYEQISKTFKSVRVKSIKIVDADFDYINKTAAKKTKNSIKHLDININDFLLDSLSGSDTTRFYDTKDASFQIAGYKSVTKDKMYSMKVDTIKGSTSSKKITVKGFKLTPLYDELTFARKYNIQKDRYNLSFDKIEFNGVDFIGLNTDQKLYAKSLKIGPANVEVFMSRESPPPPGFDKGRNYPHIALKRLNMPILIDTIKLKDIHVKYAEFNPASKKIGSVDFNALTGNILNVTNDSLQLNKKNHAQADLNALLMGTGKLNVKIDFNLTDQNGAFTYSGRLGKFDMKNLNPLSKALGLVEIESGDIQHIDFKANGNLRSATGSMNMLYTNLKVKLLSDNIDGEGTKEKGFLSFLANTILVKDENPQKGEAPRTANMTNTRINSASFFNLMWKTVFVGIKDIVGVGIVPEKDPVKQQKVIAKKIRQQKRVDRKAARKARREKN; encoded by the coding sequence ATGACAGCTCAACATAGAAATAAAGTTTGGATCTGGATAGGAAGCATATTCGGTATATTGATCTTAATTGTGGCATTTGGGGCTATGTTTTTAAGCGCCAGATGGAAGCCTGTATTGACCGAAAAAATTAAGGCTGGTGTTTATAATGGCTCCCATCATCTATACCGGATAGATTTTAAAAGCATTAACTTAAATGTAATTACAGGTAGTTTAGCTCTGCGCGATGTTACGCTAACACCCGATACTGCTGTTTTTGATAGCTTAAAGAAAAAACAATTGGCTCCCGCCCATACTTTCGAAATTAAATTAAAGAAACTGCAGATTACAAGGGTTGGAATACTAACGGCCTACTTTAAAAAACGGATAGATGTAAGGGAAATTCTTTTACAGCAGCCCTCCATCAACATGATTTTTAACAAGGTGACCAAGAAACCCGATACCATAAAAGATGAAAAATCGCTTTATGAGCAGATTTCCAAAACCTTTAAATCGGTACGTGTTAAAAGCATCAAAATTGTAGATGCAGATTTCGATTATATCAACAAAACCGCAGCAAAAAAAACCAAAAACTCGATCAAACACCTTGATATTAACATTAACGATTTCTTGTTGGATTCGCTTTCAGGAAGCGATACAACGAGGTTTTACGATACCAAAGATGCATCATTTCAGATTGCAGGTTATAAATCGGTAACAAAAGATAAAATGTACTCCATGAAAGTGGATACCATTAAAGGCTCTACCTCATCAAAAAAAATAACGGTTAAAGGATTTAAACTTACACCATTGTACGATGAACTTACTTTTGCAAGAAAATACAATATCCAGAAAGACCGGTACAATTTAAGCTTTGATAAAATAGAATTTAATGGCGTGGATTTTATTGGTTTAAATACCGACCAGAAACTATATGCAAAATCGTTGAAGATTGGTCCGGCCAATGTAGAAGTTTTTATGAGCCGCGAATCGCCACCGCCGCCGGGCTTTGATAAAGGCCGAAACTATCCCCATATAGCACTGAAAAGGTTAAACATGCCCATCCTGATTGATACCATAAAGCTGAAAGATATTCATGTTAAATATGCTGAGTTTAACCCTGCAAGTAAAAAAATTGGATCAGTTGACTTTAACGCGTTAACAGGAAACATTTTAAATGTAACCAATGATAGCTTACAATTGAACAAAAAGAATCATGCCCAGGCAGATTTAAACGCGCTTTTAATGGGCACCGGAAAGCTGAATGTAAAAATCGATTTCAACCTAACCGATCAAAATGGCGCTTTTACCTACAGCGGGCGTTTGGGCAAATTTGATATGAAAAATCTAAATCCTTTATCTAAAGCGCTGGGCTTGGTAGAAATAGAAAGTGGAGACATACAACATATCGATTTTAAGGCGAATGGAAATTTAAGATCAGCAACCGGTTCTATGAATATGTTGTACACGAACCTGAAAGTAAAACTCTTATCAGACAATATTGATGGGGAAGGAACTAAAGAAAAAGGATTTTTATCTTTTTTGGCTAATACCATTTTAGTTAAAGATGAAAATCCACAAAAAGGCGAAGCACCCAGAACAGCAAACATGACGAATACCAGGATTAATTCTGCCTCTTTTTTTAACCTGATGTGGAAAACCGTTTTTGTAGGCATAAAGGATATTGTAGGTGTTGGAATAGTACCTGAAAAGGATCCGGTAAAACAACAGAAAGTAATTGCAAAAAAAATAAGGCAACAAAAACGGGTAGACAGAAAAGCTGCAAGAAAAGCCCGAAGAGAAAAAAACTGA
- the miaB gene encoding tRNA (N6-isopentenyl adenosine(37)-C2)-methylthiotransferase MiaB, whose product MIDLQVQDKTHDEARQGEALILDTPIKADARKLYIESYGCAMNFADSEIVASILSETGFETTGDYHQADVIFINTCSIRENAETRVRNRLSQFGVEKRRNPKLIVGVLGCMAERLKSKFLEEERLVDVVVGPDAYRDLPNLIEQVESGHKAVNVLLSREETYADISPVRLNSNGITAFISITRGCNNMCSFCVVPFTRGRERSRDAHSIIEEARGLFEAGYREVTLLGQNVDSYTWTSEDGTETVNFAQLLEQTALVSPDLRVRFSTSHPKDITDEVLHTIAKYDNICNYIHLPVQSGNTRILELMNRTYTREWYINRIDAIRNIIPGCAISTDIIAGFCTETEDEHEETLSMMDYVQYDFAYNFTYSERPGTLAARKLEDDIPEEVKKRRLAEILAKQQAHSLMRLQEWVGKTVRVLIEGTSKKSDLDYCGRGDSGAMAIFPAIDGVKPGQYANVYIEKCTSATLIGKIV is encoded by the coding sequence ATGATTGATTTACAAGTACAGGATAAGACGCACGATGAAGCCAGGCAAGGTGAAGCTTTAATTTTAGATACACCGATTAAAGCCGATGCCCGTAAATTATATATCGAAAGTTACGGTTGTGCAATGAATTTCGCGGATAGTGAAATCGTGGCCTCTATTTTATCGGAAACTGGATTTGAAACCACGGGGGATTATCACCAGGCTGATGTAATCTTCATTAATACCTGCTCAATCCGCGAAAACGCAGAAACCAGGGTTAGAAACCGACTATCACAGTTTGGTGTCGAAAAACGCCGTAACCCGAAATTAATTGTTGGGGTTTTGGGCTGCATGGCAGAACGTTTAAAATCTAAATTTTTGGAAGAAGAACGTTTGGTTGATGTAGTGGTAGGACCTGATGCTTACCGCGATCTGCCTAACTTAATTGAGCAGGTAGAAAGCGGACATAAAGCAGTTAATGTTTTATTATCTCGCGAAGAAACCTATGCTGATATTAGTCCGGTTCGTTTAAACAGTAACGGAATAACCGCTTTCATTTCCATTACCCGTGGTTGTAATAACATGTGTTCTTTCTGCGTGGTACCTTTTACCCGTGGCCGCGAACGAAGCCGCGATGCCCATTCTATTATAGAAGAAGCAAGGGGCTTATTTGAAGCGGGCTACCGGGAAGTTACACTTTTAGGTCAAAACGTAGATTCGTACACCTGGACATCGGAAGACGGAACAGAAACGGTTAACTTTGCGCAGCTTTTGGAGCAAACAGCATTGGTTAGTCCGGATTTAAGGGTACGTTTCTCTACTTCGCATCCAAAAGATATTACCGACGAAGTTTTACATACCATTGCTAAATACGATAACATCTGTAATTATATCCACTTGCCTGTCCAATCAGGAAATACCCGCATATTGGAGTTAATGAACAGGACTTATACCCGCGAATGGTATATCAATCGTATCGACGCCATCCGCAACATTATTCCAGGTTGTGCAATTTCTACCGATATCATTGCCGGTTTCTGTACAGAAACTGAAGATGAACATGAGGAAACCCTGAGTATGATGGATTATGTGCAATATGATTTTGCTTATAACTTTACCTACTCTGAAAGACCAGGAACTTTAGCCGCCCGTAAATTGGAAGATGATATTCCTGAAGAAGTGAAAAAACGCCGTTTAGCAGAGATCTTAGCCAAACAACAGGCACATTCGTTAATGCGTTTGCAAGAGTGGGTGGGTAAAACCGTTCGGGTTTTGATTGAAGGCACTTCAAAAAAATCTGATCTGGATTATTGCGGAAGAGGAGATAGCGGAGCGATGGCCATTTTCCCAGCCATTGATGGCGTTAAACCAGGCCAGTATGCAAATGTGTATATCGAAAAATGTACATCTGCTACGTTAATTGGTAAAATAGTTTAA
- a CDS encoding sigma 54-interacting transcriptional regulator, whose translation MDTQNIKQRFGIIGNSPLLNRAIDIASQVAPTDMSVLITGESGSGKEVFSQIIHQMSARKHGAFIAVNCGAIPEGTIDSELFGHEKGSFTGAHEARKGYFEVANGGTIFLDEVAELPLGTQARLLRILESGEYLRVGSSKVQKTDVRIIAATNVDVYNRVKNGKFREDLYYRLNTVPLRIPALQERKEDIYLLFRKFAADFSDKYRSPALHLEPDAIQILTNYSWPGNVRQLKNIAEQICVLEKDRNVTGQAILNYIPNEAGSNLPMAINAQSKEDFTERDILYKVLFDMKKDMVELKKLVAEIIQHGGNTATVLADNPQYINQLYRDVELPAGQEHAFTIQQPTPSNNNNINNNNNADYFAHEAEEVEESLSLVDKESDLIKKALKKHKGKRKFAAQELGISERTLYRKIKELNL comes from the coding sequence ATGGATACACAAAATATTAAACAACGTTTCGGTATTATTGGCAATTCGCCTCTGCTTAACCGTGCCATAGATATTGCAAGCCAGGTAGCACCGACCGATATGTCGGTACTAATAACAGGCGAAAGTGGTAGTGGTAAAGAGGTATTCTCACAGATTATCCATCAAATGAGTGCGCGTAAACACGGTGCTTTTATAGCGGTAAACTGTGGTGCCATCCCTGAAGGAACGATAGATTCTGAGCTTTTTGGTCACGAAAAAGGATCATTTACCGGTGCGCACGAAGCCCGTAAAGGATATTTTGAGGTGGCGAATGGCGGTACCATCTTTTTAGACGAGGTTGCTGAACTACCTTTAGGTACGCAGGCACGTTTACTGCGTATTTTAGAAAGTGGCGAATACTTACGTGTAGGGTCTTCTAAAGTACAGAAAACAGATGTCCGCATTATTGCTGCCACTAATGTTGATGTGTATAACCGCGTTAAGAACGGAAAATTTCGCGAAGACTTATATTACAGGTTAAATACTGTTCCATTACGCATACCGGCTTTGCAAGAACGTAAAGAAGATATTTATTTATTATTCAGAAAATTCGCTGCCGATTTTAGTGATAAATACCGTAGTCCGGCGTTACACCTGGAGCCAGACGCCATCCAGATTTTAACCAATTACAGCTGGCCAGGTAATGTTCGCCAATTAAAAAATATTGCGGAGCAGATCTGCGTATTGGAAAAAGACCGGAATGTTACCGGGCAAGCCATTTTAAACTATATCCCGAACGAAGCTGGAAGTAATTTGCCAATGGCGATTAACGCTCAGTCGAAAGAAGATTTTACAGAAAGAGATATTTTGTACAAGGTGCTTTTTGATATGAAAAAGGATATGGTTGAGCTTAAAAAACTCGTTGCTGAAATTATTCAGCACGGCGGAAATACCGCTACCGTTTTGGCAGATAATCCGCAGTATATCAATCAGCTGTATCGTGATGTAGAATTGCCGGCAGGACAAGAGCATGCCTTTACCATCCAGCAACCTACGCCAAGCAATAATAATAACATTAACAACAATAACAATGCTGATTATTTTGCGCACGAGGCCGAAGAAGTAGAAGAATCCTTGTCCTTAGTGGATAAAGAATCGGATCTGATTAAAAAAGCGTTAAAAAAACACAAGGGTAAGCGTAAGTTTGCTGCTCAGGAACTGGGTATTTCAGAACGTACCTTGTACAGGAAAATTAAAGAATTAAACCTGTAA
- a CDS encoding LptE family protein yields MMKIRIFAIILLASVFSACSYKFSGASTTGLKTVVVRVFENNAPLVVPTLSNQITESLKSRIRNQTKLIISPTGEGDASFEGRITGYDIKPVALQNSATPTSGANRLTITVSVKYKNNIKEHEKESFEESFTRYFDFPINGAPIQTLLPGAIENINKQLSEDIFNRAFAQW; encoded by the coding sequence ATGATGAAAATTAGAATATTTGCCATAATCCTGCTTGCCTCGGTTTTTAGCGCGTGCTCTTATAAATTTAGTGGAGCATCAACAACAGGGTTAAAAACGGTGGTGGTTCGGGTATTTGAAAATAATGCACCATTAGTGGTACCAACGTTGAGTAACCAGATCACTGAATCGTTAAAAAGCCGTATCCGTAACCAAACCAAATTGATTATTTCTCCAACAGGTGAAGGAGATGCATCATTTGAGGGGAGAATAACAGGTTACGATATTAAACCGGTTGCGCTTCAAAATAGTGCTACGCCAACCTCGGGAGCAAACAGATTAACCATAACCGTTTCTGTAAAATATAAGAATAACATAAAAGAACACGAAAAAGAAAGTTTTGAAGAGAGCTTTACCAGATATTTTGATTTTCCCATCAACGGGGCGCCAATTCAAACCTTATTGCCTGGGGCTATCGAAAATATTAACAAACAATTATCTGAAGATATTTTTAACCGTGCATTTGCGCAGTGGTAA
- the secG gene encoding preprotein translocase subunit SecG — MVTFLIILLIIACVALGLFVLIQNPKGGGLATGGGGSNMFGVQRTGDVLEKGSWVLLTLIVVLTLAVTTIAKTSGGSAAVGNSAIQERLDKTPSPSPLGGNLNSTKPAASTPAKTDSTKK; from the coding sequence ATGGTAACCTTTTTAATCATTTTATTAATTATTGCGTGTGTAGCCTTAGGCTTATTTGTTTTAATACAAAATCCTAAAGGCGGAGGTTTAGCTACAGGCGGTGGCGGCAGTAACATGTTTGGTGTACAACGTACTGGCGATGTTTTAGAAAAAGGATCGTGGGTATTGTTAACGCTAATAGTGGTACTAACCCTTGCCGTTACTACAATTGCTAAAACCAGTGGCGGTAGTGCGGCAGTTGGGAACTCTGCTATTCAGGAGCGTTTAGATAAAACGCCATCACCGTCTCCACTTGGCGGAAATTTAAACAGCACTAAACCTGCAGCCTCCACTCCGGCTAAAACTGATTCGACAAAGAAATAA
- a CDS encoding cell wall metabolism sensor histidine kinase WalK → MKLSVLVLFTALAVGLSIGMVNFYFQHSLYYMAISFGVSFLCSFLVFYYLLEKYIYTKIKLIYKLIHNLKLGKDLKDALGEYVSSDPINDVEQEVKEWAGAKKKEIDLLKKQEQFRREFLSNVSHEFKTPLFAIQGYIETLQDCLVDDPDQAVLFLKKAENNVERLSYLINDLDVISKLETGESPINYQKFDFVQLAKEVMENLEDRAKGKNIKLFFKDKYTAITLVSADREKIRQVLINLMVNSIKYGIDGGETAIKVFELHDQVLIEVTDNGIGIEEKHLSRLFERFYRIDTHRAREVGGTGLGLAIVKHILEAHQQTISVRSTPGIGTTFAFTLQKGG, encoded by the coding sequence ATGAAATTAAGTGTGCTGGTTTTATTTACTGCTCTCGCCGTTGGTCTTTCCATCGGGATGGTTAATTTTTATTTTCAGCATAGCCTGTATTACATGGCTATTTCTTTTGGCGTGTCGTTTTTATGCAGTTTTTTGGTTTTTTATTATTTGCTGGAGAAGTATATCTACACCAAAATTAAACTCATCTACAAGCTGATCCATAACCTTAAATTGGGTAAAGATTTAAAAGATGCACTTGGCGAGTATGTGAGTTCCGATCCGATTAATGATGTAGAACAAGAAGTAAAGGAATGGGCAGGGGCAAAGAAAAAAGAAATAGATTTATTAAAAAAACAGGAACAGTTTAGAAGAGAGTTTCTTTCAAATGTTTCGCATGAATTTAAAACACCACTTTTTGCCATTCAAGGTTATATCGAAACCTTACAAGACTGTTTGGTAGATGACCCAGATCAGGCTGTTTTATTTCTAAAAAAAGCAGAAAATAATGTAGAGCGACTGAGTTATTTAATTAATGATTTAGACGTTATTTCAAAGTTAGAAACGGGCGAATCGCCAATTAACTATCAAAAATTCGATTTTGTACAATTGGCGAAAGAGGTAATGGAAAACCTCGAAGACCGCGCCAAAGGAAAAAACATTAAACTCTTTTTTAAAGATAAGTATACTGCTATTACCTTAGTTTCTGCCGATCGAGAAAAGATCAGGCAGGTTCTAATTAATTTAATGGTAAATAGCATTAAGTATGGCATTGATGGCGGGGAAACAGCCATTAAGGTTTTCGAACTGCACGACCAGGTTTTGATAGAAGTTACGGATAATGGTATTGGTATAGAAGAAAAACACTTGTCACGCTTATTTGAACGTTTTTATCGCATCGATACCCACCGGGCACGAGAAGTGGGGGGTACGGGTTTAGGCTTAGCCATTGTAAAACATATTTTGGAGGCGCACCAACAAACCATTTCGGTAAGAAGTACACCAGGAATAGGTACTACCTTTGCTTTTACGCTACAAAAGGGTGGGTAG